The Dioscorea cayenensis subsp. rotundata cultivar TDr96_F1 chromosome 11, TDr96_F1_v2_PseudoChromosome.rev07_lg8_w22 25.fasta, whole genome shotgun sequence genomic interval CATGTATTAAAACAATCCTTGAATGAGACACCACTGAGATTTGGCTAATTTCTATAGCTCCTTACTACAAACTGTTTCATCAAACAAACACTTTGTCCCATTAGACAAATGGCTGATGTCTAAAATGCCTGACTACCTTATTTTATATTCACTTATTTGCCATTGAAAGGATAATGAATTTTGAAACTTTGTTTAGTGGAATTCCCTAACATCCCTACAATGATGGGCGAATTGAGAAATTAAGAATAAGAGatcttttattgatgatatggaagcaaaatagttttgtttatGTGTTCTTCTTGCCCCAATTTAACCATGTTTGACTTTGAGCATGATTTATTATGgcttttgagagaaaaaaaaattcaacaaaagagTATGTAACTGACTAATTTCAAGTGCTTCACTGCAATTAAACCAATGCATAGGGGGTGCATGCAAATATAATTTTCTCAACATCATTAATGAAAGAATAAGCAATTGATTTACCGCATCAGCaaaaattaaaccattttgGTCTTTGTCAAAAACCTTAAAAGCTTCTCCCAGGTCCTTCTCAGAATCAGCATCctttgaaaatacaaatacatatttCATTAGAACAAACAGATACAACCAATTGCTATTTGTTTGTGATCTTAATAAGTAAAAACCTTGTAGGTGATATGAAAAGTACTCTGTTTCTTTCTCAAGAACCAGATGCTGAAGTTGATGCGGTGGAAAACTTTGCAAAATCTAACCATGACTGAGTCATTTCCTTCTCTGAACATTACACTCCTGAATATGAATAATGTATGGTGGCCACAAAGATTGTTAATAACATAAGAATGCATTTCACAAACATAACAACAATCGAGAATATACTAAAAAGGAAATACTCAAAGCTAATACAATAATCATAGCTCAAAAAAAAGCATTCATTGTCACTCtggaaaatacaaaattttaaaagcatcAACCATGTGAATGAAAGGTTTTGTTTACAGAAGGTTTTTTAAAAGCATTCATTGAATGaaaggttttgtttaaaaaatttaaaaagcatacaaaattttaattacctgTTGATGACCAGTTATCCGGCCTTTTGAATGCTTGCTTACAGAAGGTTTCCACAATATCATTGTGAAATCATCAGAACCTGAAACCAGCCTTTCTGGAGcatttcctttcattttattgtaTCTTTCTAAGGCTTCCTGATATTGAGATATAGATAAATATTGAACCATAAATAAGGATcacaaaacagaaaataaaatggttttcatgcaagaattttgacaagaaaatgaTATCATCTGAGAAATTCACATAAACTTGAATGCCTCTTCTAATATCCTGATGTAATATCAGAATCACACGAGATATAGACTTTCATAGATGAATGAAATTACACTGAGTGATCTGCTTATTGAGTAACAAGCATTGGAATTAATGTACTacaacaaaaaagtaaaaaaaaaaacattttttatattagtcaCCAATGGGATAGAACTAGAATACACGATGGCCATTCGGGGGAGATATAAGGTTTTACATAACTAACATATCTGCTAGAGTTAAACTTAAGCATATTTTGAGGAAACAATTTATGTGGTAAAAGAACATGTTAATCGTCAACTATATACAAAAGCCCCACTATCGCCATTATGTTCCACTTATAGAGGAACATTTCTTAGAACAATTTCAAGCTTATAAATTTGTgcctttttctaaaaaaaaaatagtatctGCATGTTTTGCTTCATTTGAGCTATTTGGTTATGTGCATTGCGACTTGCTGGAATGCATGACAGAATTAATATCAAAAAGTTTTAAGCAACCAAGATGATCCATAAGCATTTAATCCCactaaaaagaacaaattttagCTTGTTTGCATGATAAACATAGATCTTAAACTGATgctaatcaaaacaaaaaataatcaacTATAGACAACTAGTTAAATTGAAGCGTGCAAATGACATGGTAAGAACAGCATACCACAAAACTCCATACTCACCGCTTTCTTTTCCTCTGGGGATGAATATGTCTTTCTAGTGTGATCAAAAGGACCAGTTTGAAGAGTATAGTCAGTGCTCAAAGCAAGAGAGTTAACCCAATGTAACCCAATGTCCATGCCCCTGAAAGTTGATGAATTAATGTTGAGAACTTGACAAAGTCAGACTCACATTGTAACATGTTTTAGCTGAATAAGAATACTAAAATTTGAAGTTATAACACAAAAACTTCACATTCAAAGATTACAGagtcataaaattttaaaaatccaatcTCACAgatcaatcaaattaaaaaactcACTGTACCCTCACTACAATATATGTCTATCACAAATTGCTTACAACAAGCATTGCAAATTCCCAGTGTGTTGTTCTAGTACAGCCATTAGgtgaaacataaataaatttccCCAACTGCCTCCCGATCTTCAAGGGATCAAATTGATATTATTTTCCATCCCTTTCCAACATCAACTTGAGCTTAAAAGTTTAATGGAAACAAAATTTCAGCACTGAATTATCGGTAAATTTACAAAGGATCATCTCGTTTCTGTAATCAAACCCTTTATTCATCAAGCCAGGTGACACAACCATTGCTTGTGTGCACCATCTGGTTTTTAGGAAAATCAACCTGGGTAGGCATACTAATTGGTTCTTGAAAATTAACTATAAGTTACAGTCACTTAAATAGATGAAATTCAATAGCTCCACCATATATTATTCCCCCAAATATGCATTTTTAGTAAGTTAGTGGATCATATACTTATCTGAAGAGCAATAACAAACTAGCTTTAACTGCAGTTGGTCATGTAAGGACtctagaaaatttattttatactttaacCAGAAAACCCAACCTTCCAAGCGTATCTGCCACAGTAAAAGCAAACGCCAGCAAAGGAGGAGGTTCTTAGAGAAGATCAATGGAGAAGACtgtcaaaatataaaaagaaaacttggCAAATGTTTAATTAACATATAGGTTTCATATAAATGGAAATGTCATGCATTGAAAGAAGCCTTCTACATAGCCCTTGCTTCTTCTAGAGAAAGTGGAAGATAATCTCTTAGAAATATAATCATAACTAGATAATCAGAGATATAACTAGAATTTTATGCTGCTTAAAGTTAACTAAGAATAGGCTACACAGAGATCATTTAAGTATTACTTCATGACAAGAAGTAAATTTGTCTTTGtaagaggaaaaaaaacctGCGTCAAgctaaagatttttaaaaaaaatgtattggCTTTAATGACATTCTCAGGCCAAACCATCAAGACAAACAACTCCAAAATCAGGCTATAATTGTTGATAAGACAAGGACTCAAACAACATGAGCTAATAATTAGCAAACATGGCTGCATTACTTTAATTCACAGGTCAACTTTCCCTGAGTTGTTTCCCATACCTTGATTGTACAATCTTGTGAGCTACATTATTTGCATAAAACATGTCAAGGACAACCATGAAGATTGCATTTAATCCCTAGTtaagcattaaatattaaaaacatttaagtcCAAAAGGCACCATGAAAGTTGGGAAGACAGTAACATAGAAATTAGACATTCATATTAATTGTACAATAGTTACACACATAAAGCATAACCatattcatatttaattccaaaataaaataaaagtaaaacctTTGGCAGTAGAAAGAGTCAGAGTCAGACAACACTGAtgtattgtattttaaaatcattagcCTGTCCTTGCAACCTCAAGAACAAGAGATGAAGCTCAACACTGTATCGGCCCTTGCAGGGAGAGATTTTTGCTTTAATCtttgaataaaattgaaaaaaaaaagatgaaaagaaaaaaaaagaaatgctaGTGTTAGATCAAAGGAAAAATATCATAGCATAGCACAAGCAATCACTTGGTTCAATAGTTTATACCTTGGGGTAAGGACCCCAATTCCTTCAAAACTGGCAACAGCTTCATCACTAGATCCAACATCTGCCATAAGCCAATATCTTATCCAGCAAAACtcggcaaaaataaaaaaccttatTTGTTAGCTAATCCCAAAgaatcttcatcatcaattaaTTTACTCATGCTAGTAAAAAGGGCCATAGAACTACCTCGAGTTTATACTCTCCTTAATGCTCATAATTCATGGACTGAATAAGTTCATAGccaaaacaaactaaataaatcaGCAAAACCGATATCCACTTTCTTTCAGAAAGATTCTTTCTTCTTGaacacaattataaaaaaaaatcctcaatgAGTTCTCTAGTTTCACCAAACTACAACGCAACCATCTTAATATATAATCTTGTGCGAAGATTGCCATTGTTTTCTCAGCAACATCAATACTTCACCAGCCAATATCCCCAACTGGAACACACCAGTAAAACTATTTTCCAGATTGCAGAACCTcaaatactaatataaatatcaaaataaaaaaattgcaattgtATAGTCCCGAACTAATGAAATTTATCTAAAACAGAAAGAAATTGGGGGAGTCTGATGACTGAGCAAGTTCATAACCACACAATCAACTGACAAATTGGAAGATCCCTTGGtgtcaaataaatcaaacagtGAATGTGATCCTTCAACAAAGATCGATGCGTACTATCCCTTGAAATGGCATGAGATTGAGCATCCCAAAATCATAAAAGCAATTATAGAAACAATTCAAGGATGAAATGGAATGGCTAGAAGGATACCTGCTAGAGAAGGGTTGATAGGAGATCGAAGATCTGGGCATCTGGTTTCCCCTCTTCCTCCATGGCAGCAAGAGGATTTCTTCCGCCATAGTGGCCATTGGTTTCCTAAAAATCCTGGATTTATTGGAAACTTGACTTATAACAAATCATATGGGTCTCTTATGAATGTTTAAATGAAACCACCACAATTCGATGATCCATTCACACAGAATCATAGTCAGAATGGAGTGAACCTGGATTTATTGGAAAATTGACTTCAAGCTCTACAAATTCGGCATTCAACATTTCCAAGAATCATAGAGCCTAGTGAAGTAAAAAAGAACCATACAATGTGTGGCAACTAAACAATTTGTGTCCAAGTGCCTAAGCCAGAGCCCAAGGTTTAGAAATCAAACATGCCTCACTATTTCTCATAAATCAGAAACACCTATGTCAGGCTAATCTCCACCAACAAATCAAACCCCCTCGTCTTCACCTCCTGCaccaaatcaaatcataatcaccaccattttccacacaaaaagaacaaaatcgaAGCAAAAACCCACCTGAGCCAGCACAAATGCATCATCAACACCATATCCAGACTCCAAAGAACCAGATGCCTTCATAGAAACATATCCCACGCAGCaatctcaccaccaccaccaccaccaccaccaccaccaccaactgatcaaaattaataatcagaAAACCTACTTAGCGGTAGGGAAGAAGCCGGTCAAGGAAAACCCAAGGGGCGAGAACCTGCATCAAAGGATAACCCAAGACAATCAATGAATGGCGAATTGTGAGAAGAGTAAGAAGAAGgggaaggagaagagagaagaaaccTCCTCAGCCGAGCAACAAGTGGAGAAGTGGGCGATGGGCTTGATGGCTATGAAGCCACGCGGGGCTCGCTCTCTGAGAGAGACCGCGTTGGCGGCAGCAGAGCGGCGGCAGGAGCGGCGAAAGTCGGGCTTCTTTGTTGGGGAATTAGGGTGCACGAGATTTCTCCGttggggagagagagagagagagagagagagagagagagagagagagaggttttttaattattttttaaaataaaattaatgtagaGGGGTTTAAGTAAACCGGttctaaaaacatgaaaaaaaaaatatctattttattatagaggtggttttttaaaaccccTCTATTTAGCTGCCTCTAAATCTCGATGCAGTGTGAGTAAATTGTAACTCAACAAGCAATAGGCCATAGAGGGGTAATTTTGCTtcactaaaaattttataaaccaAATGCCAAACATGAGTATATTCATAGTTCTGTCCATGTTATTTTAGTACATTAATgtgtcttatttattttaataaaaataaaatttttaaaaattctggCATTAACCATCATATGGTATGGCCATGAATGGCTGACAAGGTGCAGGGGAGACAAGCAGACATATGATCCTCGTGCATCTTAAATTAATCCTTATTTTGCATAAGGAGTCCATGCATGCATCCACGTCAGGGCAATAACACAAAAACCATGCATCAGAGTGTTAAATTTAATATGTGGTTAACACTGGACACGCCATCACCAGCCTCTCGATCTAGAGACAAGTGAGAATTAAATAAAGACATGCAGAAATAGCACAGCATTATTcaactaataattaataatgcagGGAGTAAACAAGATTAGATGGCATCAACCTGCCTGGGAGATGAGTTACAAGTTCATTAGTGCCAACATGGAGATGGTGTGATGCCATATGATCATTATTCTTGGTGTCTGTACTCTCCCAATCAATCTGGTCCACAGTGTAATTAACAATATTTGCTTGTTTCTTGTACAAAAGGTAGGATTGAGAGGGCTAAGTTCAACTCATTCTCCTTGTTTCCCCATTGATTTCTTCTGTGAAGAGAAGAACATCAAAAATGGCAGACCAAGGCTTCCATACTAGATCAAACAGCATGCCTACAAGATCCCACCCCATGATAGCCACAGCAGAGGAAGAAGTgaacaagctaaaagcttgtGTCATGGTTTCACCAAATATGATCTGCAAATCATTGAGAAGTCTTGTTGTTTTCTATGACTGCATTGAAGAGCTTCTTCACTTGCCTAGCAGTACCCAACAAGCCCTTTCTCATTCTCAAGAGAAGAAATGGGTGGAAGAGGAGTTGGATTCTTCTCTAAGATTGGTAGAACTATGTGGTACCCTTAGAGATACGTTGGCTGCAACAAAAGAGCATGCTCAAGAACTTGAGATGGTtctaagaaggaaaagaagcatGAACACTGAAGGCAAACATCAGTGTCACATTCAAACAGATAAGAAAACGAGCAAGAGTATCAAGACTTGTCTAAAATCATTGAAGCAAATTGATGGCAAGGACTCGGGTAGATCAACTGCAGTGTCTAAGATGTTCGCTGAAGCAAGAGATGTCACCATATCTCTCTTACAGTCAGTTGCATCTTCTTTATCTCCAAGCTCCACACAGAAGACTAGCAAGTGGTCTACTGTCTCAAAGGCATTGCACAAGAAGAAGGTGACGTGTCTTAATGCAAATGGCATTGATTTCTCATTCAATGTAATATATGAGTGCGTGTCATGCAAAGATGTTGATGGTTTGAGGGCGGTGAAGATACAAGAACAATTGACAGCAATGATGAGTAGCTTAGAAGGCGTTGAGATGGAACTAGAGTCTCTCTACAGGAAACTAATCCGAATTAGAGTTTCCCTTCTCAACATGCTAAGCCAATAGATCTTGGTGCGCCCCTTCTTGTGATCAGCATCCGCATTTTAAAGGAAATCGTTGGTCATTCTTTGtaaatcatatttttgtaaatgaCTTGCAGTATATGAAATTTATTGCTCAAAACATCAAACTTCTGTTCaatatttttggtttctttcataTACTCTGTTCTCATTTGCAATTACACAATCAGTgtttgttagattatttatttatttatttacatatatgaTATAGGACGCTCAAGATATAttccaattttttctttaaaaaaaaagtgtgatTGTGATGTTCTTAAACTACAAATTTATTATCAACATAAAGCAACAAgttaagtttttgttttatgaCAGACTGACAAGCGCTACCCATTGAAGGGATTGTCAAAAGGATAGATAGGTATTAGCCTATTTGGCTTACGAACCTCCTAGAAAAATCCCCTGCCCTACAACCTTGGAGGGGTGAAACAATTGTTTCTCCCATAGCACTCTtttgtcataccattgggctatccaatgatTGGCAGAAAATAGCAAGTTAGTTGACCaataaaaaagaaggaagacaaaaataaataaataaaataagggcCCTAGGATAGATCACTAGTTGTGATTGACATACCTTGAAAAACTTCAAAAAGAAGGGAAGACAGAGATAGCAAAGAGAGCTGGAGAAGACATCCATGTGCAATACAAAGTCTTAGTCTCTTTGTTTGTCACAGAATGTGGTCACTCTTTGTGGGGTTGTGGATACTGGTTTGTGATAAGGATGCCCTCCTCCACGCTAGTAGAGGTACAAAGCAAACAGTAGGAACACATGATAGTGGAAATCGAGTCCTCAAGGATGCAAATCCTGGGTTGCAATCATCCAAAAGGAGTATGATCTAATGTTGGAGCAGAAACAGGAACGAGATGACAGAGGACTGAGGCGTGCAAGAGCAGAGAACATACGAGTGCTCAGATTTTCGGGTGataggaaagaagaagaaaaaattcgAGAGTGAATCTGggatggattagggtttttaatagTAGCGAAAGAGACGCGGCCGGAACCGAGAAGCCGTTCTTTAAAAAGgcgcaaaaattaaaatttttaaacataagaTAAAGGGCAAAAAGGTAAAAACCTATGGCGTGACTGCACCCAATAAATCTGGTGCATTCGTGTCCGCACCATGCGCCTACGTGAGTTCAGAATTTCGAATCCAAACCCACGAAATTTGCACCCCCTCAGCTACTGACGTAAGAGAGCATAACCACTAAAGCAAGGTTAAAGGATAAtaaatagtactatatataaagtggatgaattccttgtagctaggcaatgtggtactaaacCTTTAGTAGAATGCTTTTGAAACAATATGGGCCTAAAGAATATGGGCCCTCTAACAATCCCccatttcaaaaatattcatGACGAGTAGGGAAAGAAACGGAAAAAATGAAGATAATGCATCAGAACTAGTGCCTTGTGGGCTATGAACTAATTCCTAGAATATATAAGAAGTGACTTACAGGAACTTTggtgaaataaaaatttctatGAACCAGCATTCCTTGTTGTAAATCAATCGTCTCATAAATCACATTACCTTCTTGAAAACTGAGCAACTCTAATCGGGTTGGCACCTTTCGGCCATGCGCCAAAAACCTGGAATTCATAAGTGCTCTAGAAAAACTTGCCTAAGTTTTTCATAGAAAGCGGCCCCACTTTCACACTTATATAGGTGAATCCATCAGGTGTAATATTGCAATTAAATACACCATTCAAAATTGAACTATGGAATTCATTAAgaatcaaattcatcctttcTACATTGCAATTACACTATACACCATAGGAAGGGATAAGAAATAAATAGTGTATCTCCAAACAACCAATGACTTGTTTTTACCCATATGAACCTATTTCTTGGATTTACCAATCACACAGGTTGGGTTACTATCATTGTTGAGTTTTGTTATAGGCAATAATCCCATTCCCCTCGATGTCTCACACACCAGTTTTCTACCTAGTGCTTTAGTTAAAGGATCAGCCAGATTTACCTCTGATCTTACATAGCTTAGTGATATCACTCCATCTTCAAGCAATTGCCTAACAATATTATGTCTTAGACGTATATGCCTACTCTTACCATTATATGACTTACTCTTGGCTCTGTACATAGCAGCCATGCTATCACAATGAATTGAAACTGAAGGGGCTGGTTTCTTCCAAAGGGGAACATCAGCGAGGAAATTCCTAATCCATTCTGCTTCAGTGCCTGTTTTCTCAAGTGCAACAAATTCTGactccattgttgattttgctGTGCAAGTTTGTTTTTGAAGACTTCCAAGACACTGCAGCCCTcctaaagtgaaaaataaatccACTTGTTAACTTTTGTTTCATCCGAATCGAAATCCAGCTTAGCATCACTATACCCTTCAAGTATCGCAGGATAACCGAATACATTAGTCCAAAAATCAATAgttcctttcaaatattttaatatcccCGATCGTGGGCAATCCAATGATCATTATTTGGACTATGTGTATATCCGCTCAATCTGCAAACTCGCATAAGCAATGTCAGACGAGTCATGCTTCATCAAATACATTAAACTACCAATTACTTGTGCATATTCATTTTTGAGAAACACTAATCCCTTTATTCTTCCTTAAATGAAAAAGCACTATCATATGGAGTTGAGACATGCttgcaattaaattgattatatttcttttaatacctttttcaacataatttttCTTGTGAAAGCATTATTCCATCATCtcgatttagaaatttttaattccaaGAATAAAATGTGCTTCACCCATGTCCTTCATGTCAAATTTAGATGCAAGAAAAATTCTTTGTCTCAACTATTATTTCTAACGAAGTACCAAAAAAATaagcatgtcatctacatataaacaGATTATAACACCCACTAATCGTTAGAAAATTTCGTCGAGATACATTTATcgattcatttataaaaatagccattggaaactaaaaacatgattaaatttttttcatgccaTTGTTTTGGTGCTTGTTTGAGCCCATATAAAGATTTCATAAGTTTGCATACCTTATGCTTGTTGTTAGGAATCACATACCCTTCGGGTTGAtccatataaattttttcttcgAGATCTCCATTTAAAA includes:
- the LOC120271696 gene encoding uncharacterized protein LOC120271696 codes for the protein MADQGFHTRSNSMPTRSHPMIATAEEEVNKLKACVMVSPNMICKSLRSLVVFYDCIEELLHLPSSTQQALSHSQEKKWVEEELDSSLRLVELCGTLRDTLAATKEHAQELEMVLRRKRSMNTEGKHQCHIQTDKKTSKSIKTCLKSLKQIDGKDSGRSTAVSKMFAEARDVTISLLQSVASSLSPSSTQKTSKWSTVSKALHKKKVTCLNANGIDFSFNVIYECVSCKDVDGLRAVKIQEQLTAMMSSLEGVEMELESLYRKLIRIRVSLLNMLSQ